The Armatimonadota bacterium genomic interval TGCGGCTGCGGACGCCGGGTTGATCGGCCCTCTGGCGGGGCAACGGCCTCTCCTCTCTACATACCGACCGGTCGGTATGCAGGTTACCTGGGATGTTCCCCGGTGTCAACGCCCTTAGACCGACCCTTAGACCAACCTGGGGGCCACGCTATGGGGCTACGGTACGGGTACGCCACGGGCCACTACACGGGCCGCGATGCGGGGCTGCGCTACCCTTGCAGCCGGCGACGGCGGATGTCTTCGTCTATGGCGGCGCGCAGGCGGAAGGCAATCGTCACAGCCAGATCGCGTACCGATCCACCCTCGGGAGGGACGTCCCTGGTGGTGAATCGGAACACCGCCCATCCGCGGGCGAACACGCCCCAGCCCCCCGGATACGCGGCCGCGGATACCTCGAATGGCTCGAGGTCCGTGTCGAAGAGCCGGTCGAGTAAGTCGGCCGCCTCCTTGATCCTGGCCGGATCCGGCAGCCGAACGATCGGACGGCCGTTGACCAAGAGGTCGGCAACCTCCACGCCTTCCTCAGAGTGTTCCCGCACAGAGAGCACCAGGTAGTTGGCCGGAACCCTCCTTATTAGCGGAATCCGGCGCGCGCGCAGCTCGGCTTCCACATACTGCACGCGCTCGGCGATCTTGGGGTGTTGGGCGAAGGCGCCCGGATCGGGCCGTGGAGAGAGCTGCTCCAGTCGCACCAGCCGCTCCAGTACGGTCAGCACCGCGACCGGGCTGTAGTCGGTCTTGGACAGGTAGGCAATCGAGGCGAGATCGGCGTCGCGCTCGAGGTCGCGCGCATATCCCGAGAGCAGGCCGGTGGAAAAGATCTGCGCGCCCTGCGCCAGGTTGGCGTCGCGGGCGAAGATCGCAACCAGCAGGGTGACGAACGCTGCCTGGTTCGCGCGGCGCATCATCTCCATGCCGTGGGCGAGCGCGGCGTGCGCCACCTCGTGAGCGATGACCGCGGCCAGCTCGTGGTCGCTACGGACGAACCTGAGCAGACCGGTTGTCACGTAAATGAACCCGCCCGGCAGCGCCACGGCGTTGACCTGGTCGAACTCCACCACCTTGAAGCTGTACGGAAGGCGCGGGCGATCGGAGACAGCGGATACGGCGGCGCCAATACGGTTCACCCGGGCAGTGACCGCGGCATCCTTGACGATCTTGAACTTGGCCTCGATCTCGGTGACGGCCTGCCGGCCGATCCGGATCTCCTGGTCTTCGGCGGGCGCGGCAAGGGCAGGCGGGACAGCGGCCGCCAGCAGTAGCGCGGCCAGCATCCCAGAAGCAAAGCGCAGGACGGACGCGGCGCGCGCGGGCCCTATCACGAGTGCGCCACAAACTGCGCGAGGTTGAAGACCACCCTGGCGTTGGACGTCGTAATCTCGGCAACCGTGCCGGCGGAGACGCCGCGGGCGTGTGCCGCGGCCCAGGCCACCAGAGGTAGATGGGCCGGCTCGTTGCGCCGGCCACGGTGCGGCTCAGGCGGAAGGTACGGGGCGTCGGTTTCGAGGAGGAGCCGGTCCGGAGGGACGAAGCGCGCCACCTCCTGGGTCCGGCGCGCATTGCGGTAGGTCAACGGTCCGCCCAACCCCAGATAGCAGTTCCTGTCCAGAAAGGACCGGGCGATCTCGATTGATCCGGAGAAGCAGTGCATGACAACTGCCGAGGGCGCGCCTTCGTCCAGGATTCGCATCGCGTCCTGATGGGCGTCACGGTTGTGGACGATCACCGGGAGGTTCATCTCACGCGCCAGGTCCAGGTGCGCGCGGAACGCGCTCGCCTGGGCCTCCCGCGGTGCAAACGTACGGTAGTAGTCGAGCCCGGTTTCACCCACGGCCACCACTCTGGGATGACGGGCCAGCGCCGCCAGTTCGCGCATTGCCTCGGGCGTGGCATCACCCGCGTCGTGGGGATGAATGGCCACGGCCGCGAACACATCCCCGTGCTGTTCTGCGAGGGCCACGGCACGGCGGCTGGAGGCCAGCGATGTGCCGATGGTGACGAACCCGCCCACTCCCGCAGCCCGGGCACGGTCCAGCACGGCCGCCCGGTCGGGGTCAAAAGCCCCGTCGTCCAGGTGAGTGTGAGAGTCGAAGAGGTTGAGGATCA includes:
- a CDS encoding TatD family deoxyribonuclease: MLNLFDSHTHLDDGAFDPDRAAVLDRARAAGVGGFVTIGTSLASSRRAVALAEQHGDVFAAVAIHPHDAGDATPEAMRELAALARHPRVVAVGETGLDYYRTFAPREAQASAFRAHLDLAREMNLPVIVHNRDAHQDAMRILDEGAPSAVVMHCFSGSIEIARSFLDRNCYLGLGGPLTYRNARRTQEVARFVPPDRLLLETDAPYLPPEPHRGRRNEPAHLPLVAWAAAHARGVSAGTVAEITTSNARVVFNLAQFVAHS